The Tardiphaga alba genome includes a window with the following:
- the rpsP gene encoding 30S ribosomal protein S16, with the protein MSVVIRLARAGTKKRPVYHVVVADSRFPRDGRFIERLGYFNPLLAKDNELRLKLDLEKVKSWLAKGAQPSDRVSRFLDAAGIIKREARNNPEKAVPRKERKAAEAK; encoded by the coding sequence ATGTCCGTCGTTATCCGTCTCGCCCGCGCAGGCACCAAGAAGCGTCCCGTCTATCACGTCGTCGTCGCCGACTCGCGCTTCCCGCGCGATGGCCGCTTCATCGAGCGTCTCGGCTACTTCAACCCGCTGCTCGCCAAGGACAACGAGCTGCGCCTGAAGCTCGACCTCGAGAAGGTAAAGTCCTGGCTCGCCAAGGGCGCACAGCCGTCGGACCGCGTGTCGCGCTTCCTCGACGCTGCCGGCATCATCAAGCGCGAAGCCCGCAACAATCCCGAGAAGGCTGTGCCCCGCAAGGAGCGCAAGGCTGCTGAAGCCAAGTAA
- the rimM gene encoding ribosome maturation factor RimM (Essential for efficient processing of 16S rRNA), with protein sequence MTTAQICVARIGAPHGVRGQVRLWTFTEDPFAVCDYGPLATKDGKRTIEIDNVREAKGHLVATLKGVTDRDAAARLNGVELYVARDALPDTEDGEYYHADLIGLAAVNAADEAIGRVVAMHDFGAGDIIEIAPPSGPTLLLPFTDAVVPTVDIAGGKVVIEMPGEIVDDDPAAADD encoded by the coding sequence ATGACCACCGCGCAAATCTGCGTCGCGCGCATCGGCGCGCCGCATGGGGTGCGCGGCCAGGTCCGGCTGTGGACCTTCACCGAAGATCCCTTTGCCGTTTGCGACTACGGCCCGCTTGCCACCAAGGACGGCAAGCGGACCATCGAGATCGACAATGTGCGTGAGGCCAAGGGCCATCTGGTGGCGACGCTGAAAGGCGTCACCGATCGCGATGCCGCCGCCCGCCTCAATGGCGTCGAGCTCTATGTGGCGCGCGACGCGCTGCCCGACACCGAAGACGGTGAATATTACCACGCCGACCTGATCGGACTTGCCGCGGTGAATGCCGCCGACGAGGCGATCGGCCGCGTCGTCGCGATGCATGACTTCGGCGCCGGCGATATCATCGAGATCGCGCCGCCCTCGGGGCCGACGCTGCTGCTGCCGTTTACGGATGCCGTGGTGCCGACAGTGGATATCGCGGGTGGCAAGGTGGTGATCGAGATGCCTGGCGAGATCGTCGATGACGATCCCGCCGCCGCTGACGACTAG
- a CDS encoding SDR family oxidoreductase, producing the protein MSNHRILVTAANGQLGRLTLDALLKRVPASQIVAGMRDPAKGADLAAKGITVVAADYSKPETLDAALKGIDEVLLISSNELGQRVAQHRNVIDAAKRAGAKLLAYTSVLRADTSKLSVAREHLPTEELIRASGVPFVLLRNGWYTENYTASIPAALAHDALVSSAKDGRIASASREDYAAAAAAILAGEGHAGHVYELAGDEAFTLDDFAAEISKQSGKTIPYIRLPESEFKAIMLNAGLPEELAELIATSNTAAADGALFDEGHALSKLIGRPTTPFADTIAEALKA; encoded by the coding sequence ATGTCGAACCACCGTATTCTTGTCACCGCCGCCAATGGCCAGCTCGGCCGCCTCACCTTGGATGCGCTGCTGAAGCGCGTTCCCGCCAGCCAGATCGTCGCCGGCATGCGCGACCCCGCCAAGGGCGCCGACCTCGCCGCAAAAGGCATCACCGTTGTCGCGGCCGATTACAGCAAGCCAGAGACGCTGGATGCCGCACTGAAGGGCATTGATGAGGTGCTGCTGATCTCGTCCAACGAACTCGGCCAACGCGTGGCGCAGCATCGCAACGTCATCGACGCGGCCAAGCGCGCCGGCGCGAAGCTGCTCGCCTATACGAGCGTGCTGCGTGCGGACACGTCGAAACTATCCGTGGCGCGCGAGCATCTGCCGACGGAAGAGCTGATCCGCGCCTCCGGCGTGCCCTTCGTCCTGCTGCGCAATGGCTGGTACACGGAAAACTACACGGCCTCGATCCCGGCCGCGCTGGCGCATGATGCGCTGGTGAGCAGCGCCAAAGATGGCCGTATCGCATCGGCATCACGTGAGGACTATGCAGCGGCGGCTGCGGCCATACTGGCCGGAGAAGGTCATGCAGGCCACGTCTATGAGCTGGCGGGCGACGAGGCCTTCACGCTGGATGATTTCGCGGCAGAGATCAGCAAGCAGTCGGGCAAGACGATCCCTTACATTCGCCTGCCGGAATCAGAGTTCAAGGCGATCATGCTCAATGCAGGACTGCCGGAAGAACTGGCGGAGCTGATTGCGACGTCGAACACCGCGGCAGCGGACGGCGCGCTGTTCGATGAGGGGCATGCACTGAGCAAACTGATCGGACGACCGACCACGCCATTCGCCGATACGATTGCGGAAGCTCTGAAAGCCTAG
- a CDS encoding winged helix-turn-helix transcriptional regulator — protein MPNDAPLATRFDEWQAQGFDAEACPVRNVLDRIGDKWTSLLLVALAAKPRRFSELHRAVPDISKRMLTQSLRDLQRDGLITRHVFPTKPPSVEYRLSPLGQSAMAPLASLIDWAERSFAKIKASRAAFDAADTSEHVAAA, from the coding sequence ATGCCGAATGATGCGCCCCTGGCGACCCGTTTCGATGAATGGCAGGCGCAGGGTTTTGATGCCGAGGCCTGCCCGGTCCGCAATGTGCTGGACCGTATCGGCGACAAATGGACGTCGCTCCTGCTGGTGGCGCTGGCCGCCAAGCCGCGCCGCTTTAGCGAGTTGCACCGCGCCGTGCCGGATATCTCCAAGCGGATGCTCACCCAGTCACTGCGCGATCTGCAGCGCGATGGGCTGATCACCCGCCATGTGTTTCCGACCAAGCCACCTTCGGTGGAATACCGCCTGTCGCCGCTCGGTCAGTCCGCCATGGCGCCGCTGGCAAGCCTGATCGACTGGGCCGAGCGCAGTTTTGCGAAGATCAAGGCCTCCCGCGCAGCCTTCGATGCGGCTGACACCAGCGAGCATGTGGCGGCGGCTTGA
- the trmD gene encoding tRNA (guanosine(37)-N1)-methyltransferase TrmD: protein MTASPTPWRATVLTLFPEMFPGPLGISLAGRALASGLWSLEARDIRASATDKHRSVDDTPAGGGPGMVLRADVLAAAIDAVDAAAERPRLMMSPRGRPLTQARVAELAAGPGPLIVCGRFEGIDQRVIDGRQLEEVSIGDYVLSGGEIAAMTLIDACVRLLPGVMGKLESGSDESFSDGLLEYPQYTRPQVFEGRPIPDVLLSGDHAKVAAWRLAESEALTEKRRPDLWAARPKAPESGRKRKSPKFTTPE, encoded by the coding sequence ATGACTGCTTCACCGACACCATGGCGCGCGACTGTCCTCACGCTGTTTCCCGAGATGTTTCCGGGGCCGCTGGGCATCAGTCTGGCCGGCCGTGCGCTGGCTTCCGGCCTGTGGTCGCTGGAAGCCCGGGATATCCGTGCTTCGGCTACCGACAAGCATCGTAGCGTCGATGATACGCCGGCTGGCGGAGGGCCGGGCATGGTGCTGCGCGCCGATGTGCTGGCTGCGGCCATCGATGCCGTCGATGCCGCCGCCGAGCGGCCCAGGCTGATGATGAGCCCGCGTGGTCGGCCATTGACCCAGGCGCGCGTGGCGGAACTTGCGGCCGGGCCGGGGCCGCTGATCGTCTGCGGTCGCTTTGAGGGCATCGACCAGCGCGTCATCGATGGGCGACAGCTTGAGGAAGTCTCGATCGGCGATTACGTGCTGTCGGGCGGTGAAATCGCTGCCATGACCCTGATCGATGCCTGCGTACGGCTGCTGCCGGGCGTGATGGGCAAGCTGGAGTCCGGTTCCGACGAGAGTTTCTCGGATGGCCTACTGGAGTACCCGCAATACACCCGCCCGCAGGTTTTCGAGGGCCGGCCGATCCCGGACGTCCTTTTGTCTGGCGATCACGCCAAGGTAGCCGCCTGGCGCCTTGCGGAATCCGAGGCTTTGACGGAAAAACGGCGGCCCGACCTATGGGCAGCGCGCCCAAAAGCGCCGGAATCAGGCAGGAAGCGAAAATCGCCAAAATTCACGACGCCCGAGTGA